In a genomic window of Sulfurisphaera tokodaii str. 7:
- a CDS encoding DUF2813 domain-containing protein — protein MIIGNVEIQGFRGLNVSTKLKRVNIVVGENGTGKLPFLKRYFYQLFSNRI, from the coding sequence ATGATAATAGGAAATGTAGAGATTCAAGGATTCAGAGGACTTAATGTGAGTACTAAGCTTAAAAGGGTTAACATTGTAGTTGGTGAAAATGGTACTGGAAAACTTCCTTTCTTGAAGCGATATTTTTATCAGCTCTTTTCCAATCGGATATGA
- a CDS encoding AAA family ATPase: MIRELSIQNFKSLENVKIELGKINVLVGPNGSGKTAIIESLLLIRNLVSKILGMSPFGLWWGYDNVVFSKDLGRNIVIEINSDEFYYLLEVHRERFVKEILMMKDLNLERSEDKVIINNEEYKGLNEEYSALNLVNLARLPRDKVMVLNSVYNFLTGIMVLRVDPYEAISPIHASEITAIDINGRGMVKVLHNLYSEGNLPGYIDEFLKEEGYSISFKLSDEGNVILYVNDHGVIVPPPSVPSGLIKMLTIMTALALKPKILAIDEVENSLHLKYIERLLDVFDYFSNDTQIILSTHSPAVIDLVKPSYLVLVSKEGLSTKVRRVNKKDEELKEFLVKNGITLSDAYFYGAI; encoded by the coding sequence GTGATAAGGGAGTTATCAATCCAGAACTTTAAGAGTCTTGAAAATGTTAAAATTGAACTAGGCAAAATTAATGTGCTAGTTGGCCCTAACGGCTCTGGAAAGACCGCTATAATAGAATCATTACTCTTAATCAGAAATCTGGTTTCAAAAATTTTGGGGATGTCCCCTTTCGGACTATGGTGGGGCTATGATAATGTTGTATTTAGTAAGGACTTGGGGAGAAACATAGTGATTGAGATTAACTCTGACGAGTTTTATTACCTTCTTGAGGTGCATAGAGAGAGGTTTGTCAAAGAGATATTAATGATGAAGGATTTAAACCTTGAAAGGAGTGAAGATAAGGTAATAATTAACAATGAGGAATATAAGGGACTTAATGAAGAATATAGTGCGTTAAATCTCGTTAACTTAGCCAGACTGCCCAGAGATAAAGTAATGGTGTTAAACTCAGTATATAATTTTTTGACTGGTATAATGGTTTTACGTGTAGATCCCTATGAAGCAATTTCACCAATTCACGCTTCTGAGATTACAGCAATTGATATTAATGGAAGGGGTATGGTAAAGGTTCTACATAACCTATACTCTGAAGGTAATCTCCCAGGCTATATTGATGAATTCCTTAAAGAGGAGGGATACTCAATTTCATTTAAACTATCTGATGAGGGAAACGTTATACTATATGTTAACGATCACGGTGTTATAGTACCTCCTCCATCAGTTCCTAGTGGGCTTATAAAAATGCTTACCATAATGACTGCATTAGCACTCAAACCTAAAATTCTAGCCATAGATGAAGTCGAGAATTCACTTCACCTAAAGTATATTGAGAGACTTCTCGATGTTTTTGATTATTTCTCTAATGACACACAAATAATACTTTCAACACACTCACCAGCAGTCATCGACTTGGTTAAACCTTCATATTTAGTATTAGTATCAAAAGAAGGTTTGTCTACTAAAGTTAGGAGAGTTAATAAAAAAGATGAGGAGTTAAAGGAATTTCTAGTTAAGAATGGAATTACCTTAAGTGATGCATATTTTTACGGTGCAATTTAG
- the cyp119 gene encoding cytochrome P450 Cyp119 — translation MYDWFKQMRKESPVYYDGKVWNLFKYEDCKMVLNDHKRFSSNLTGYNDKLEMLRSGKVFFDIPTRYTMLTSDPPLHDELRNLTADAFNPSNLPVDFVREVTVKLLSELDEEFDVIESFAIPLPILVISKMLGINPDVKKVKDWSDLVALRLGRADEIFSIGRKYLELISFSKKELDSRKGKEIVDLTGKIANSNLSELEKEGYFILLMIAGNETTTNLIGNAIEDFTLYNSWDYVREKGALKAVEEALRFSPPVMRTIRVTKEKVKIRDQVIDEGELVRVWIASANRDEEVFKDPDSFIPDRTPNPHLSFGSGIHLCLGAPLARLEARIALEEFAKKFRVKEIVKKEKIDNEVLNGYRKLVVRVERA, via the coding sequence ATGTATGATTGGTTTAAACAAATGAGGAAAGAAAGCCCAGTCTACTACGACGGTAAAGTGTGGAATTTATTCAAATATGAAGATTGTAAAATGGTGCTTAACGATCATAAGAGGTTTTCATCCAATTTAACTGGTTATAACGATAAGCTTGAGATGTTGAGGAGTGGGAAAGTTTTCTTTGATATTCCCACTAGGTACACTATGTTAACTTCTGATCCTCCTCTTCATGATGAGTTAAGGAACTTAACTGCAGATGCTTTTAACCCCTCAAATCTCCCAGTAGATTTCGTGAGAGAAGTTACGGTAAAGCTACTGTCTGAGTTGGATGAAGAGTTTGATGTTATAGAATCTTTTGCGATTCCGTTACCAATTCTAGTTATTTCTAAAATGTTAGGGATAAACCCAGATGTTAAAAAAGTCAAGGACTGGTCAGATTTGGTAGCGTTAAGATTAGGTAGAGCTGACGAGATATTTTCTATCGGAAGAAAATATCTAGAATTAATATCCTTCTCCAAGAAAGAGTTGGATTCGAGAAAAGGTAAAGAAATAGTTGATTTAACTGGGAAAATTGCTAATTCAAACTTATCGGAACTGGAGAAGGAAGGGTATTTTATCCTTTTAATGATTGCGGGTAATGAAACAACTACTAATTTGATAGGAAATGCAATCGAAGACTTTACCTTATATAATAGCTGGGATTATGTGAGGGAAAAAGGTGCTTTAAAGGCAGTTGAAGAGGCATTAAGGTTTTCTCCACCAGTTATGAGGACAATAAGGGTTACAAAAGAAAAGGTAAAGATACGTGACCAAGTGATAGATGAGGGAGAATTGGTAAGGGTTTGGATAGCCTCTGCTAATAGGGATGAGGAAGTGTTTAAAGACCCAGACTCGTTTATCCCGGATAGGACTCCTAATCCTCATTTGAGTTTCGGTTCTGGAATACATTTATGTTTAGGAGCACCTCTAGCGAGATTAGAGGCTAGGATAGCTTTAGAGGAATTTGCTAAAAAGTTTAGAGTTAAGGAGATTGTTAAAAAGGAGAAGATTGATAATGAAGTTCTTAACGGTTATAGGAAGTTAGTGGTTAGAGTAGAAAGAGCATAG
- a CDS encoding AAA family ATPase, protein MRIKVENFGPIQNAEFELGDTTIVIGPNASGKSFLSYLLYSLFSSGVNIDDVGSKVIDSNSKEFEIGSYIDVINEVLSNSIKRRLEEVFGVNVKKLISFGAKESRIELTNSLGTLYVTITDKFQVEMKVNRQISVNLIERTDSPHGSISIGVDRNDKIKGLKVYYGSALPFYDEETKKRSKTDLDRNLTWRIADVLLRLFFEVYHSTVILPTERNVVLSNLFSYLSQQRNLNKPIIKEFIDSLLSVINLMDLSEKRELNVSMGKINFMYKVGKPILIEVFDRGEEVPLSLLSSGYSQLIPIHLMAYLGEFMIIEEPELNLHAGAQIDIANYLSDLVMSGKKFFLTTHSDIFTIQIAVNYVKRLKGKTLKIYLLNEGKIEEIKYTEKGDVEEIPTISDAIRQQVKEIYGE, encoded by the coding sequence ATGAGAATAAAAGTTGAGAATTTTGGACCTATACAGAATGCTGAATTTGAGTTAGGGGATACTACCATAGTTATAGGCCCTAATGCATCTGGAAAGTCATTTCTCTCTTATCTTTTATATTCTCTATTTAGTAGTGGAGTTAATATAGATGATGTAGGTTCCAAAGTAATAGATTCAAATAGCAAGGAGTTTGAAATAGGTTCTTACATTGACGTAATAAATGAGGTTCTATCAAACAGTATCAAGAGAAGGCTAGAAGAAGTGTTTGGAGTTAATGTAAAGAAATTAATTTCATTCGGAGCCAAAGAGTCAAGAATTGAACTTACAAACTCTCTCGGTACCCTTTACGTAACTATTACTGACAAATTTCAAGTTGAAATGAAAGTTAATAGGCAAATATCTGTAAATCTGATAGAAAGAACTGACTCTCCTCACGGTTCTATTAGTATTGGAGTTGATAGAAATGACAAGATAAAAGGACTAAAAGTATACTACGGAAGTGCTCTGCCTTTTTACGATGAAGAGACAAAAAAGAGGTCAAAAACAGATTTAGACCGTAATCTAACGTGGAGAATAGCTGACGTACTGCTGAGATTATTTTTTGAGGTCTATCATTCAACTGTAATTTTACCTACAGAGAGAAACGTAGTGTTGTCTAATCTATTCAGTTATTTATCTCAACAAAGAAACTTGAACAAACCTATTATAAAAGAGTTCATAGACTCCTTGCTTTCAGTAATTAACTTAATGGACTTATCTGAAAAACGGGAATTGAATGTAAGTATGGGAAAAATAAACTTTATGTATAAAGTGGGTAAGCCTATACTAATAGAAGTTTTTGATAGAGGTGAGGAGGTTCCTTTGTCTCTTCTTTCATCGGGTTACTCCCAGTTAATTCCCATACATCTTATGGCCTATTTAGGGGAGTTCATGATAATTGAGGAGCCTGAACTTAATCTCCATGCAGGAGCACAAATTGACATTGCTAATTATTTAAGCGACCTTGTGATGAGTGGGAAGAAGTTTTTCCTAACTACTCACAGTGATATATTTACGATTCAAATAGCTGTCAACTACGTTAAAAGGCTTAAAGGCAAAACGTTAAAGATATACTTACTAAACGAAGGGAAAATAGAAGAGATTAAATACACTGAAAAGGGAGACGTTGAAGAAATTCCGACAATCTCCGATGCAATTAGACAACAAGTGAAGGAAATATACGGTGAATGA
- a CDS encoding type II toxin-antitoxin system death-on-curing family toxin, which produces MENKLMQILEGLLNEFEKWRSRESDRVPTIIQIHDSITRNDPNTERGIVNLDTIGITIYSAIENLSLYHDISRSLAVLTYRLITSHPFVDANKRTAFVLLLDILYELFDKEIPQDLEEELIKTLAEVADNPPEEDEYAINKIRETIRQIIEG; this is translated from the coding sequence ATGGAGAACAAGTTAATGCAAATCTTGGAAGGATTATTAAACGAATTCGAAAAATGGAGAAGTAGAGAAAGCGATAGAGTACCAACTATAATACAAATCCACGATAGTATAACCAGAAATGATCCTAATACAGAACGTGGTATAGTCAACTTAGATACTATAGGTATTACAATATATTCTGCAATTGAGAACCTTAGTCTTTATCATGATATTAGTAGGAGTTTAGCAGTGTTAACATATCGTTTAATAACTTCCCATCCGTTCGTTGATGCGAATAAGAGAACGGCCTTCGTATTATTGTTAGACATCTTATATGAATTATTTGACAAGGAAATTCCTCAAGATTTAGAAGAAGAATTGATAAAGACCTTAGCTGAAGTAGCCGATAATCCGCCGGAAGAAGACGAGTATGCAATAAACAAAATAAGAGAAACTATACGGCAGATTATTGAAGGTTAA
- a CDS encoding DUF1028 domain-containing protein, producing the protein MTYSIVIYDPEEKAWGVGVASKFLAVGAFVPWLKPNVGAIATQALANLEYGKKGLELLEKYSAEEVLRKLTSEDPLREKRQLGIVDSKGNSSAFTGKECYPYAAHIVGNNFTVQGNILAGEEVLEAMAKEAEGKGKIYEKILRALKAGESKGGDRRGKQSAAIVIVRKEEKSNKEFDPFSVGKYLDIRVDDSPDPLKELERLLNLWAATFFDEEFVNVEDYKEEIEKALKRLGFKSLREWVELNNFEGKYTGDKIGKSVLKILLGEG; encoded by the coding sequence GTGACCTATTCAATAGTTATATATGACCCGGAGGAAAAGGCATGGGGTGTAGGAGTAGCGAGTAAGTTTTTAGCTGTGGGTGCTTTCGTACCTTGGTTAAAACCAAATGTAGGGGCAATAGCTACGCAAGCGTTAGCTAATTTGGAATACGGAAAGAAAGGGTTAGAACTATTAGAGAAGTACTCAGCTGAAGAGGTATTAAGAAAACTGACAAGTGAAGATCCTTTAAGAGAAAAAAGGCAATTAGGCATTGTTGACTCTAAAGGGAATAGTTCAGCATTCACCGGGAAAGAGTGTTATCCTTATGCGGCTCATATCGTTGGTAATAACTTCACCGTTCAAGGGAATATTTTAGCTGGAGAAGAGGTTCTTGAAGCAATGGCTAAGGAAGCTGAAGGAAAGGGTAAAATTTATGAGAAAATACTTAGAGCATTAAAGGCTGGAGAAAGCAAAGGTGGTGATAGAAGAGGTAAACAGAGTGCTGCAATAGTAATTGTGAGGAAGGAGGAAAAGAGTAATAAAGAATTTGACCCCTTCTCTGTAGGGAAATATTTAGATATAAGAGTTGATGACAGCCCAGATCCTCTTAAAGAGTTAGAGAGATTATTGAACCTTTGGGCTGCGACTTTCTTTGATGAGGAGTTTGTAAATGTTGAAGATTATAAAGAAGAAATTGAGAAGGCGTTAAAGAGATTAGGGTTTAAATCCCTTAGAGAATGGGTTGAGTTGAATAACTTTGAAGGAAAATATACCGGAGATAAAATTGGTAAAAGTGTGCTAAAGATTTTGTTGGGTGAGGGATAA
- a CDS encoding McrB family protein, whose translation MYGDWLTVRDAFKNLLGFSEEAVSTFLDYVQNGKFIPCLFIGSKEHWIESIRYSFEGEIGYTLWGSADKSSISGILSRYQMVYLNTDKSRYIPDNNKILIAMLYMTGSGIIGFGVVTDVEMDAIRNFKGWKEVSGKFWVLRFRIKVFWLHESIRKNKDINAWTGESYELKGTNSQANMCYSQENNDAINSFKSFILSKKDEIKPTLDLYLSLLGSKPKEVEENKKEVICKGAGQINVNDLYLPPNALDLILSSVKRTNVLLVGPPGTGKTSLAVRVAKSLTGNDECYEVATANSLWFRRNLVGGESIRGGSVIWKSGLFIQAYVNAYKVKEGNYFLIIDEINRADVDKAFGELITIFSSPSPDEWSIPRSLIDEIKSYGDNVDSTAKEFLRIYEDLKKENRENEPLRKMRIIATMNLVDARNLFYIGDALARRFVIIKFDYPEGTEDLDKLIDRYNLRDDEKNEIRNLIGCLRAKLKKDEKDALVKFNVSPASIKTALDIYSSLENKGIDKFIEVLESTLGTLDQKNISRVKSKIEECRKGENRKI comes from the coding sequence GTGTATGGGGACTGGCTTACAGTAAGGGACGCGTTTAAGAACTTGTTAGGCTTTTCTGAAGAAGCAGTTAGCACATTCCTAGATTATGTGCAAAATGGAAAATTTATACCTTGTCTTTTCATAGGTTCCAAAGAGCACTGGATAGAGTCTATAAGATATTCTTTTGAGGGAGAAATAGGCTATACACTTTGGGGATCTGCAGATAAGTCATCAATTTCTGGTATTTTAAGCAGATATCAGATGGTATATTTAAATACTGATAAGAGCAGATATATTCCAGATAATAACAAAATTCTTATTGCAATGCTATATATGACAGGTTCTGGAATAATAGGATTCGGAGTAGTAACTGACGTGGAAATGGATGCTATTAGAAACTTTAAGGGATGGAAAGAAGTTTCTGGTAAATTCTGGGTACTCAGATTTAGAATAAAAGTCTTTTGGCTTCATGAGAGTATAAGGAAAAATAAGGACATAAATGCATGGACTGGAGAAAGCTATGAATTAAAAGGAACAAATTCGCAGGCAAATATGTGCTACAGCCAAGAGAATAACGATGCTATAAATAGCTTCAAGAGTTTTATTTTATCAAAGAAGGACGAGATCAAACCCACTCTTGACCTTTATCTAAGCTTGCTAGGCAGTAAACCTAAAGAAGTTGAGGAAAATAAAAAAGAAGTAATATGTAAGGGAGCAGGACAAATAAATGTGAATGACCTATATCTTCCCCCAAACGCTCTGGATTTAATTTTAAGTTCAGTAAAGAGAACTAACGTGCTTTTAGTAGGCCCTCCAGGTACTGGTAAGACAAGCTTGGCTGTAAGAGTAGCTAAGTCACTTACTGGGAATGACGAGTGTTACGAAGTCGCCACTGCGAATTCGTTATGGTTTAGGAGGAACTTAGTAGGTGGAGAAAGCATTAGAGGAGGGAGTGTAATATGGAAGAGCGGTCTCTTTATCCAAGCTTATGTAAATGCATATAAAGTGAAGGAGGGAAACTATTTCCTTATTATAGATGAAATAAATAGGGCTGATGTGGATAAAGCCTTCGGAGAGTTAATAACAATATTCTCAAGCCCTTCTCCAGATGAATGGTCAATTCCCAGATCACTTATAGACGAAATAAAAAGCTATGGAGATAATGTAGATAGTACTGCAAAGGAATTTCTCAGAATATATGAAGATCTGAAAAAGGAGAATAGGGAAAACGAGCCATTGAGAAAAATGCGAATTATCGCTACAATGAACCTGGTAGATGCTAGAAACCTCTTTTATATAGGAGATGCACTAGCTAGAAGATTTGTAATTATTAAATTTGATTATCCAGAGGGGACAGAAGATCTAGATAAACTCATTGACAGGTATAACCTCAGAGATGATGAAAAGAATGAGATAAGAAACTTAATAGGATGTCTAAGAGCCAAACTGAAAAAAGACGAAAAGGATGCGTTAGTGAAATTTAACGTATCTCCAGCAAGTATAAAGACAGCACTTGACATTTACTCTTCTTTAGAGAACAAGGGAATAGATAAGTTCATAGAAGTGCTCGAGTCAACCCTTGGTACTTTAGATCAAAAGAATATTAGTAGAGTTAAAAGTAAAATAGAAGAATGCAGAAAAGGCGAAAATCGTAAAATCTAA